One Myxosarcina sp. GI1 genomic window carries:
- a CDS encoding molybdopterin-dependent oxidoreductase → MPQSLNFQVNNKNHKAKCNPGTSLLSMLRNLGYAGVHQVCESGDCGSCTVWLDDKPIHSCIYPAMRADSHQITTIEGLENGSLSPMQQAFLDKQGFQCGYCTPGMIMTASKLECGSEAELRAELEGNLCRCTGYQAIIESVLECGKNSTVKPITAKEGQVGKDVPKQDGPDLVTGKPVYTADWSPPGLLHLKVVRSPHPHARIRSIDTTKAESMQGVAAVFTHKDVTRRAYSTAGHGAPVPDPFDHYLLDNKVRFIGDRVAAVVAETEAIAALACDLIKVDYEILPYTIDPIEAMRGDIVLHDEPESSQIHDAAHNIAAEIVLEKGNTEAGFAEADLIVENTYTLPAVQHVHLEPHVSITWFDEDGTLVVRSSTQVPFHCQRLLSELFDIPKEKLRVYKPQLGGGFGNKQEILTEDLCVLATVKTGKPVQWRFTREEEFTATNSRHAMQICLKTGVKKDGTIVAQEMRAISNTGAYGNHGETVTFLTGCFPLGLYRCANQFYKGTVVYTNTMPAGAFRGYGATQGTFAMESQLDEVASKLNLDPIKLRQKNIITAEDEILIGREEHFHIIGSYALDECIAKVTQALDDRSGKKLETKKHLKRGVGFAATMQASGLAKIHLASVKISLLPNGKYELRTGSVDVGTGSDTTLRQIAAEVLATTVENISLVAADTHNTPFDAGSYASATAFISGQAVNLAAQKLRSQLLKTAAKIMEVKPDKLELDEDKVFNSSANISLQQLAERGELIAVELEHTSDRASLTFAFMGVEVEVDTETGRITVLRCAEAIDIGKAINPRMCHGQATGGIVMGLGYALNEELRFDERGKILNPCLRTYRIPAATDAPPMDVFLIEKADPYGPFGAKGIGEIGTNCTAPAIANAVANATGVRLTQLPMIPERVWQAIEKVANSK, encoded by the coding sequence TATGCTTCGTAATTTGGGATATGCAGGGGTACATCAGGTTTGCGAGTCGGGTGACTGCGGTAGCTGTACGGTGTGGCTGGACGATAAACCCATTCATAGCTGTATTTATCCTGCGATGAGGGCAGATAGCCATCAGATAACCACTATTGAAGGATTGGAAAATGGCAGCTTATCGCCAATGCAGCAAGCTTTTTTAGATAAGCAGGGTTTTCAGTGTGGTTACTGTACTCCTGGGATGATTATGACCGCCAGTAAGCTAGAGTGTGGTTCGGAAGCAGAATTACGAGCAGAATTAGAAGGCAACCTCTGTCGCTGCACTGGCTATCAGGCAATTATCGAGAGCGTTCTCGAATGCGGTAAAAACAGCACTGTAAAACCGATAACCGCCAAAGAAGGACAGGTAGGAAAAGACGTTCCCAAACAAGATGGACCCGATTTAGTTACGGGAAAACCAGTATACACCGCCGACTGGTCGCCCCCAGGATTATTACATCTTAAAGTAGTGCGATCGCCCCATCCCCATGCACGTATCCGCAGTATCGATACGACTAAAGCGGAGTCTATGCAGGGAGTCGCAGCAGTTTTTACTCATAAAGATGTTACTCGCAGGGCATACAGTACCGCAGGACACGGCGCACCAGTTCCCGATCCTTTCGACCATTATTTATTGGATAATAAAGTCAGGTTTATCGGCGATCGCGTGGCGGCTGTAGTTGCCGAAACTGAAGCTATAGCCGCTCTAGCTTGCGATTTAATCAAAGTCGATTATGAGATTTTGCCTTACACGATCGATCCTATTGAAGCGATGCGGGGAGATATTGTCCTTCACGACGAACCAGAATCGAGCCAGATTCACGATGCGGCACATAATATTGCTGCTGAGATAGTATTAGAAAAAGGCAATACAGAAGCAGGTTTTGCCGAAGCCGATTTAATTGTTGAAAACACCTACACCTTACCAGCCGTCCAGCACGTACATTTAGAACCCCACGTTAGTATTACCTGGTTCGACGAAGATGGAACTTTAGTAGTTCGTTCCAGTACACAAGTACCATTTCACTGTCAGAGATTATTATCGGAACTATTTGACATTCCCAAAGAAAAGCTAAGGGTTTATAAACCACAATTGGGTGGTGGCTTTGGTAACAAACAGGAAATACTAACCGAAGACTTGTGTGTTTTAGCAACTGTAAAAACGGGTAAACCAGTCCAGTGGCGATTTACCAGAGAAGAAGAATTTACCGCTACCAATAGCCGTCATGCAATGCAGATCTGTCTTAAGACTGGGGTAAAAAAAGACGGTACAATTGTCGCTCAGGAAATGAGAGCAATTTCTAATACGGGAGCTTATGGCAATCATGGCGAAACGGTAACTTTTCTGACAGGTTGTTTTCCCCTGGGCTTATATCGCTGTGCTAACCAATTTTATAAAGGAACTGTAGTTTATACCAATACCATGCCCGCAGGTGCGTTTCGCGGTTATGGTGCGACTCAAGGCACCTTTGCAATGGAGTCTCAACTTGATGAAGTTGCCAGTAAATTAAATCTCGACCCAATAAAGCTGCGCCAGAAAAATATAATTACTGCCGAAGATGAAATTTTAATTGGCAGAGAAGAACATTTTCATATTATCGGTAGTTACGCTCTCGATGAGTGTATAGCTAAAGTTACTCAGGCGTTAGACGATCGGTCAGGAAAGAAACTGGAAACAAAAAAACATCTAAAGCGCGGTGTAGGCTTTGCCGCCACTATGCAAGCCAGTGGTTTAGCTAAAATTCATTTAGCCAGCGTCAAAATTTCCCTGTTACCTAACGGAAAATACGAACTGCGAACGGGTTCTGTAGATGTAGGTACGGGTTCGGATACTACCTTGCGTCAGATAGCGGCAGAGGTTTTGGCAACTACAGTAGAAAACATAAGTTTAGTTGCTGCCGATACTCACAATACGCCATTCGATGCTGGTTCTTACGCCTCCGCTACCGCTTTTATTTCGGGACAAGCCGTAAATTTAGCCGCTCAAAAATTGCGATCGCAACTTCTTAAAACCGCTGCCAAGATTATGGAAGTCAAGCCAGATAAATTAGAGTTAGACGAAGATAAAGTATTTAATTCCTCAGCAAATATATCTCTCCAGCAATTAGCAGAACGAGGAGAACTAATTGCTGTAGAATTAGAACACACTAGCGATCGCGCTTCTCTAACTTTTGCCTTTATGGGTGTAGAAGTTGAAGTAGATACAGAGACGGGCAGAATCACCGTCTTGCGCTGCGCCGAGGCGATCGATATCGGTAAAGCAATTAATCCGCGTATGTGTCACGGACAGGCAACGGGGGGTATAGTTATGGGCTTGGGATATGCCCTAAATGAAGAACTGCGCTTTGACGAACGAGGCAAGATACTTAATCCCTGCCTGCGTACCTATCGCATTCCTGCGGCTACCGATGCCCCACCAATGGATGTATTCTTAATCGAAAAAGCCGATCCTTACGGTCCTTTTGGTGCTAAGGGTATTGGCGAAATTGGCACCAACTGCACTGCACCTGCGATCGCCAACGCCGTCGCTAACGCTACAGGAGTACGCCTAACTCAATTACCGATGATTCCCGAACGAGTATGGCAAGCAATAGAAAAAGTGGCAAATAGCAAGTAG